The genomic segment TCTCGGTATTGAAAGCCATTTTTCTGATGTTCTTTTTCTTCTTCCACATAATTGCTTTACTTTTACTTGATGTGAATTATTGTTTTGCGGTTGCAAAGGTAAGCAAACTATGTGGAAGAAGCCGTTAGAAAAGAATTAGAACGGTATTAGAAAACTATTAGAGAATCAGTAAGTCGTTCATTAATAGGGAGATGTATATTGTGAGGATTATGCTAGATATGTGGAATCTCCACAATGAAGAGGGTTCCCTTGCCCTGCTCCGAATGCACGGCGATGTTGCCATCATGCAGATGGATAATCTTATGGGCCAGTGTCATTCCGATGCCGTAGCCTTCTACTTTCTTCTTCTCATCTCCGCCTCCTCTATAAAATAAGGTGAAGAGATTCTCCTTATCCTTTGCCGACATTCCAAAACCGTTATCAGTCATGCGGACGATGCTCCATTTGTCTCTGAATGAAATCTGAACGATAGACGAATGGTTCTCCGAATACTTGCAGTTGTTCTCTATCAGATTCGAGAAGGCGATGTTCAGCAGATAAGGATTGCCGAGGACGGTAATCAGACTGTCATCGTCTTCTTCCTCGTTGCAGAAGAGTAGGTCGATGCTGTATTCCGGATGCGCCCGCAGGATGAGTTCTCTTGCATCTAATAAAAGTTCATCCAGGCGAACCTCTCGCATGCTGATTTCTTCCTTGCCGTAATCCGCCTTTGCCAGGTTCAGCAAACCGTCTATCAGTCGGGTCATTCGCTTGGCGTCCTGCTGCATGTTCTGCATGGCGAGCTGGTACTGCTCGTTGGTTCGCTCTTTCTGCAGCGAAACATCGATTTCGGCTGTTAGGGCAGCCAGAGGAGTACGCAGTTCGTGAGACACGTTGCTCACAAACTGCTTCTGTGAATTGAATGAAATCTCCAGTCGCTTGAGCAGTTCATTGAAGGCGATGGTCAGTTCGCCCAACTCATCTTTTTCGTTCTTCACGGGGATGCGGCGGTCGATGTGGGAGGCTGTAATAGTTTCAGCCTCGTTCACGATGTTTCTTATCGGTTTGAGGGAGAGTTTTGCCAGAACATAGCCGGCGATAAAGAGCAGCGACAATCCGATGATGAAGAGGCAGATGAGGGTTTCCTGCAGTCCCACCAGGTTGTCGTAGCCGTAGCCATCATAAGCGGCAGCTGTAACAATATAATCCTTTCCCTTGTATTGGAAAACCATTCCGATGCCCTGGTATTTTCCGATGTGGAATTCAATCTCTTTTTTCTGAATAATTTCCTTGATCATCCCTTCGGTTTCCTTCACGATGTCGTTGTGGATGGCGTCGTGGTAGAGCATGTGGAAATCGGTAGTATAGACGGCAACCTCTACCTCGTTGATAAACTTCCTATTGTTCAGATAAACCGACTGCATGGTCTTGGCATCTACCTGTCCGGCCAGGAAGAGATTGGCCTTGGTAATGCCTTCGCTTTTCAGGTTTCTGAAGAAAGTCTGGTCGCGGGTATGTTCGCTGACCAGGTAAATGAGCACCATGCAAAGCAGAAATATGGTTGCCGTAATGCAGGTGTATTTAAGGGTAAGGGCTGTTCTGATCTTCATATCTCTTTTCTTTCAGATTTTATTCAAATTCTTATTCGGTTTATCTGTTTGGTTCGTTACATCTTGTCCGTCAAGATAAAACCAACTCCCGGTTTGGTATGAATCAGTTTCACCTCGAAGTTCTTATCCATTTTCTTTCTCAGATAGTTGATATAGACATCGATGAAATTGGTGCCCGTATCAAAATGGGTGTTCCAAACCTTTTCAGCTATTTCCACTCGGCTCACTACCTTTTCTGCATTCTCCACCAGATAAACCAGCAGGTTGTATTCCTTAGGCGAAAGCTTGACAGGTTCGCCGTTTCGTGTTACTTCCTGTCTTTCAAGATTGATGCACAGGTCGGCGTATGAAATCTCCTTTACCGCATCAACCTTAGCCACGGCTCTTCTTTTCAGCAATACTCTCACTCTCGCCAGCAGTTCTCTGAAATCGAATGGCTTCACCATGTAGTCGTCGGCTCCCACATCGAAGCCTTCCAGCTTATCATCGGCGGTTCCCAGAGCCGTGAGCATCAGAATAGGGATTTCTTCATCTGCCTTTCTGATTTTCTGGCAGAGTTCGAAACCATTGAGCTTCGGCAGGATGATGTCTGAGATAATCAGTTGGAAATCATTCGATTGAAACAGTCTCCATCCCATCTCACCATCGTAAGCCACCAGAACCTGATAGCCGTTCTCTTCCAGACCGATTTTCAATAAATCAGCCACTCGCTTTTCGTCTTCTATCACTAAAATCTTAATCATACTTACTTATAATCGTCTTTTTGTAGCTTGCAAAAGTACATCAATTTTAAAAATTCCCACGCTTCTTCACTTTTTATTATGGAAAATTAACCGTAATATCTTTAAAAAACTTTTCCTTATCAGATATTATTCGTACCTTTGCCTTGTTTTAAAAAGTTTAATCAGTTAGAAAACAGTTTAATCAATTAGAAAAATGAAGAAGATATTAAATCCATATTTGAACAAGGAGGGTTACAACTGCGTTTGCTGTGCCCCCAACAATCCTGTAGGATTGCATCTTGAGTTTTGGGAAGAGGGTGAGGATGTGCTTACCATCTGGAATCCCGGCGAGAATTACCAGGGCTGGATCAATACCCTGCATGGCGGAATC from the Segatella copri genome contains:
- a CDS encoding response regulator transcription factor, translated to MIKILVIEDEKRVADLLKIGLEENGYQVLVAYDGEMGWRLFQSNDFQLIISDIILPKLNGFELCQKIRKADEEIPILMLTALGTADDKLEGFDVGADDYMVKPFDFRELLARVRVLLKRRAVAKVDAVKEISYADLCINLERQEVTRNGEPVKLSPKEYNLLVYLVENAEKVVSRVEIAEKVWNTHFDTGTNFIDVYINYLRKKMDKNFEVKLIHTKPGVGFILTDKM
- a CDS encoding sensor histidine kinase, yielding MKIRTALTLKYTCITATIFLLCMVLIYLVSEHTRDQTFFRNLKSEGITKANLFLAGQVDAKTMQSVYLNNRKFINEVEVAVYTTDFHMLYHDAIHNDIVKETEGMIKEIIQKKEIEFHIGKYQGIGMVFQYKGKDYIVTAAAYDGYGYDNLVGLQETLICLFIIGLSLLFIAGYVLAKLSLKPIRNIVNEAETITASHIDRRIPVKNEKDELGELTIAFNELLKRLEISFNSQKQFVSNVSHELRTPLAALTAEIDVSLQKERTNEQYQLAMQNMQQDAKRMTRLIDGLLNLAKADYGKEEISMREVRLDELLLDARELILRAHPEYSIDLLFCNEEEDDDSLITVLGNPYLLNIAFSNLIENNCKYSENHSSIVQISFRDKWSIVRMTDNGFGMSAKDKENLFTLFYRGGGDEKKKVEGYGIGMTLAHKIIHLHDGNIAVHSEQGKGTLFIVEIPHI